A genomic window from Sporosarcina sp. Marseille-Q4063 includes:
- a CDS encoding VOC family protein, which yields MGKVTPFLMFEDGKAEEVMNYYISIIDDSEITSIVRYGANESGDEGTVMQATFSLKGQEFMCIDSNVKHQFTFTPSFSIFVTCDSEEEINNVYEKLLEGGEALMPIGDYGFSQRFGWLNDRYGVSWQLNLPS from the coding sequence ATGGGAAAAGTTACACCATTCTTAATGTTTGAAGACGGCAAGGCGGAAGAAGTGATGAATTATTACATATCCATCATCGATGATTCGGAAATTACAAGCATTGTTCGTTACGGAGCCAATGAAAGCGGAGACGAAGGAACCGTCATGCAGGCGACATTTTCTTTGAAAGGGCAAGAATTCATGTGCATTGACAGCAATGTAAAGCATCAGTTTACCTTTACGCCTTCATTCTCGATTTTTGTAACTTGTGATAGTGAAGAAGAAATTAACAACGTTTATGAGAAACTTCTTGAAGGCGGAGAAGCACTTATGCCAATTGGCGATTATGGATTTAGTCAAAGATTTGGTTGGCTAAATGACCGATACGGCGTATCTTGGCAACTAAATCTTCCTTCATAA
- a CDS encoding universal stress protein: MGKVKGRMDEAILVCVYYGPNGERLIRRGHKMASIMDCPIYILTVDPLPFDEFDAEKSDYVERWQALAEELDIEEFIVRDNEKRPSAKVIAEVAHERNITQIIIGQTAQSRWEEITKGSFMNVLLREITFVDFHVVSVDRSIKDEIEGMFEKGVRAYLVKEGEDYRIKFTLSKEACHRGIFFKEIGTDFNNGIFKFFSNHKMCQVHITDDLVANPSLIQENKK; the protein is encoded by the coding sequence ATGGGCAAGGTAAAAGGTCGTATGGACGAGGCTATACTCGTTTGTGTCTACTACGGTCCAAATGGTGAACGTCTCATAAGACGAGGACATAAAATGGCGAGTATCATGGATTGTCCAATTTATATTTTAACCGTGGATCCCCTTCCTTTCGACGAGTTCGATGCAGAGAAATCCGATTATGTGGAGCGCTGGCAGGCACTTGCGGAGGAATTGGATATTGAAGAATTTATTGTTCGCGACAACGAAAAACGGCCGTCTGCTAAAGTGATTGCGGAAGTTGCGCATGAGCGTAATATTACGCAAATTATTATTGGACAAACTGCCCAGAGCAGATGGGAAGAAATTACAAAGGGATCTTTCATGAATGTGTTATTGCGTGAAATTACATTTGTCGATTTCCATGTTGTTTCTGTTGATCGTTCTATAAAAGATGAGATTGAAGGGATGTTCGAAAAGGGCGTCCGTGCTTATTTAGTTAAGGAAGGCGAAGACTATCGCATTAAATTCACCTTGTCTAAGGAAGCTTGTCATAGAGGAATTTTCTTTAAGGAGATCGGCACTGATTTTAATAATGGGATTTTCAAGTTTTTTAGTAACCATAAGATGTGCCAGGTTCATATAACGGATGATCTTGTTGCTAATCCTTCTTTGATTCAGGAGAATAAGAAATGA
- a CDS encoding penicillin acylase family protein yields MRLWLKIVLWVVGVITVIAVSALIFVNVYIGKSKPIIEGEVMAKFLDADVTVIRDQNGVPHITAKSDADLYRAQGYVQAQDRLFQMDLARRQASGRLSEVVGEAAIGTDKHYRTFSLRVAAEASYDGYGEEAKNVLNWYAEGVNAFIDESKLSYEFKILGYTPEPWTAVDSLTIGKYMAYDLGGNWDTLAVRHWALNQFPEEKARELFIEYPDNAPSIIEANLANPVKVAGQFDPDLLPHEFNGSNNWVVSGDKTASGMPILADDPHLGLNTPSIWYQMHLRSPEQNVGGVIFAGVPGIILGHNENVAWGVTNVGPDVQDLYIEKPNPKNPTQFLYDGKWEQAEVRDETIKVKDGEDVPFEVIVTRHGPIMSEILYDQEDPGALFSMQWTALEPTQELEAVLKMNKSTDWESFEKALEDFHAPAQNFVFAATDGTIAYKANGRIPIRKIGDGQLPVPGDSSDYGWEGYIPYDELPSTVNPTGGFIATANNEVVDDSYPYHITKYWAQPYRYERIAQVLESGDNFTPEDMMALQMDQKNLYAAEFLNQMIGSLETKDVEGKYDDIVKILRDWNQVDSVDASAPLIFHKWIKQLPIVLLKKDMPDDVYKMLPGKGHITDQMLRDSYAGKPGVWVNTYGGVDNWVYDSFEQSVTEINELFGIDPSKWKWGDFHQLSFPHALSGASPIFEHFLNPKKQAIGGSNITVQAAAFKADGTVDHGAPWRFVADLSDLSTTYQIVGPGQSGHMKSKWFHSQVDNWVKGVYHETVLEGGVENGYILTLKAGD; encoded by the coding sequence ATGCGTTTATGGTTGAAGATTGTTCTGTGGGTGGTTGGCGTTATCACGGTCATCGCTGTTTCTGCACTTATTTTTGTGAACGTTTATATCGGCAAGTCAAAGCCTATTATTGAGGGCGAGGTGATGGCAAAATTTTTGGACGCGGATGTAACGGTGATCAGAGATCAAAACGGCGTGCCGCATATAACAGCTAAATCCGATGCAGATCTTTACCGCGCGCAAGGTTATGTTCAAGCCCAGGACCGGTTGTTCCAGATGGATTTGGCGCGCAGGCAAGCAAGCGGTAGATTGTCAGAAGTTGTCGGAGAAGCAGCGATTGGAACTGACAAACACTATCGCACATTCAGTTTGCGGGTCGCTGCAGAAGCGTCCTATGACGGATACGGCGAGGAAGCTAAAAATGTACTAAATTGGTATGCAGAAGGCGTTAACGCTTTTATCGACGAAAGCAAGTTGTCGTATGAGTTCAAAATTCTAGGGTACACGCCAGAGCCGTGGACAGCTGTAGATTCATTGACCATCGGAAAGTACATGGCTTACGACCTCGGAGGCAATTGGGACACGCTGGCGGTACGACACTGGGCGCTCAATCAATTCCCGGAAGAAAAAGCGAGGGAATTATTCATCGAATACCCCGATAATGCACCGTCAATCATCGAAGCGAATCTCGCAAATCCAGTTAAGGTTGCGGGCCAGTTCGATCCGGATTTACTTCCGCATGAATTTAACGGCAGCAATAATTGGGTGGTGTCAGGCGATAAAACCGCAAGCGGCATGCCAATCTTAGCGGATGACCCGCATCTAGGACTCAATACGCCATCGATTTGGTATCAAATGCATTTGCGATCGCCTGAGCAAAATGTCGGGGGTGTTATTTTTGCAGGGGTTCCGGGAATCATTCTCGGTCATAACGAAAATGTGGCATGGGGTGTGACAAATGTCGGGCCGGATGTACAGGACCTCTATATCGAAAAACCAAACCCGAAAAATCCTACGCAGTTTTTGTATGACGGGAAATGGGAACAAGCAGAAGTCCGAGATGAAACGATTAAGGTAAAAGACGGAGAAGATGTCCCGTTTGAAGTCATCGTTACGAGACACGGTCCGATTATGTCGGAAATTCTTTACGATCAAGAAGATCCGGGCGCGTTATTTTCAATGCAATGGACGGCACTCGAACCGACCCAGGAACTTGAAGCCGTACTCAAAATGAATAAATCGACGGACTGGGAAAGTTTTGAGAAAGCGCTAGAAGATTTCCACGCACCGGCACAAAATTTTGTGTTCGCTGCAACAGACGGAACAATCGCTTATAAAGCAAATGGCCGTATTCCGATTCGGAAAATAGGGGACGGACAATTGCCGGTACCAGGGGATTCTTCTGATTATGGTTGGGAAGGCTATATTCCGTATGATGAGTTGCCAAGCACCGTTAATCCGACAGGGGGGTTCATTGCGACAGCGAATAATGAAGTCGTTGACGATTCTTATCCATATCATATTACGAAGTATTGGGCGCAACCTTATCGTTATGAACGAATTGCGCAGGTTCTTGAGAGCGGTGATAATTTTACCCCTGAAGACATGATGGCGTTGCAGATGGATCAGAAAAACTTATATGCGGCAGAATTTTTGAATCAGATGATCGGGTCGCTTGAAACGAAAGATGTGGAAGGTAAATACGATGACATTGTGAAGATATTGCGCGATTGGAATCAGGTCGATTCCGTGGATGCGTCAGCCCCGCTTATATTCCATAAATGGATTAAGCAACTGCCAATCGTCTTGTTGAAAAAGGATATGCCGGATGACGTGTACAAAATGTTGCCTGGAAAAGGCCATATTACAGACCAAATGCTTCGCGATAGTTACGCGGGAAAACCTGGCGTATGGGTGAATACTTACGGAGGCGTTGATAACTGGGTTTATGATTCATTTGAACAATCAGTCACTGAAATCAATGAGTTGTTTGGAATTGATCCATCAAAATGGAAGTGGGGCGATTTCCATCAATTATCATTTCCGCACGCACTTTCAGGCGCATCGCCAATCTTTGAGCATTTCTTAAATCCGAAGAAACAAGCAATCGGCGGTTCGAATATCACGGTTCAAGCGGCGGCATTTAAAGCGGATGGAACCGTCGATCACGGTGCACCATGGCGATTCGTTGCGGATCTGTCGGACTTATCGACCACCTATCAAATTGTCGGACCTGGCCAAAGCGGGCATATGAAATCAAAGTGGTTCCACAGCCAAGTCGACAACTGGGTGAAAGGGGTTTACCACGAAACGGTTCTTGAAGGTGGCGTGGAAAATGGTTATATCTTAACATTAAAAGCGGGGGATTAA
- a CDS encoding Na(+)/H(+) antiporter subunit B, translating to MKINDVILRTVTKAVVFIILTFGVELFFAGHNSPGGGFIGGLVLSSALVLLFLVYDIETVQQGIPVDFKKVAAVGVIFAVGTGVGAILFGAAFLTQTFGLFHLPVFGDTELATVVLFEVGVALTVVGTVVTIILSISEDV from the coding sequence TTGAAGATTAATGATGTCATTTTACGGACAGTGACAAAGGCTGTTGTTTTCATCATTTTAACGTTTGGCGTAGAGCTGTTTTTTGCCGGACATAATAGCCCGGGCGGCGGCTTTATCGGAGGTCTCGTTCTTTCATCTGCCTTAGTCTTATTATTTTTGGTGTATGATATCGAAACGGTTCAACAAGGTATTCCTGTTGATTTTAAGAAGGTTGCGGCTGTCGGCGTTATTTTTGCAGTGGGGACTGGTGTCGGGGCGATTTTATTCGGCGCAGCTTTTTTAACGCAGACATTCGGCCTTTTTCATTTACCCGTATTCGGGGATACAGAATTAGCGACTGTTGTTTTATTTGAAGTAGGGGTTGCGTTAACCGTTGTTGGAACGGTAGTAACGATCATATTAAGTATTAGTGAGGATGTGTAG
- a CDS encoding Na+/H+ antiporter subunit E, with protein MLAQLLLNIVIAFLWMLLIDEDEIIIETFFAGFLVGIGVIFLMHRFFGTRFYLRRVFATFKLLLIFISELIQSSALVLKQILSPKLKIQPGIFRHETVLQSDLEITMISLLLTLTPGSVVMEVSPEGNVLYVHAMDVENERGAILSQLKNFEKAIMEVTR; from the coding sequence ATGCTAGCCCAGTTGTTATTGAATATCGTGATTGCATTCCTGTGGATGCTGTTAATCGATGAAGATGAAATAATCATTGAGACCTTTTTCGCAGGCTTTCTCGTTGGAATCGGCGTTATCTTTCTCATGCATCGCTTTTTCGGCACAAGGTTTTATTTACGACGAGTCTTCGCGACGTTTAAACTGCTTCTGATTTTCATTTCGGAATTAATTCAATCGAGCGCGCTCGTCTTAAAACAAATCTTGAGTCCTAAGTTGAAAATACAACCCGGCATATTCAGGCATGAAACGGTGTTGCAGAGCGACCTTGAGATTACGATGATTTCATTATTGCTCACCTTAACACCAGGATCTGTCGTCATGGAAGTCTCGCCGGAAGGAAATGTCCTCTACGTCCATGCGATGGACGTTGAAAATGAACGCGGCGCGATTTTGAGTCAGTTGAAAAACTTTGAGAAAGCAATTATGGAGGTGACCCGTTAA
- a CDS encoding Na(+)/H(+) antiporter subunit C has protein sequence METLITILVGVLVTVAVYLLLSRSLIRIIIGSAVLSHAVHLLLMVMGGLKKGSAPLLGENATSFTDPLPQALILTAIVISFAVTAFLLVLGYRTYQETGLDDSKELRGFTDE, from the coding sequence ATGGAAACGTTAATAACGATCCTGGTTGGCGTACTTGTGACCGTAGCCGTCTACTTGCTACTGTCCCGAAGTTTGATACGAATAATTATAGGAAGTGCTGTGTTATCTCATGCGGTTCACCTCTTATTAATGGTGATGGGCGGTTTGAAAAAAGGAAGTGCGCCGCTACTAGGTGAAAATGCGACTAGTTTTACGGACCCGCTTCCGCAAGCGCTTATTTTGACAGCGATTGTTATCAGTTTCGCGGTTACCGCATTTTTGTTAGTGCTAGGATACCGAACGTATCAAGAAACTGGATTGGACGATTCCAAGGAACTGCGAGGGTTTACAGATGAATAA
- a CDS encoding Na(+)/H(+) antiporter subunit F1, whose translation MIQMMITIALILFAIAIGMAVIRIILGPSMPDRVLALDVIGVNLIASIAVISVLMNTKVFLEVILILGILSFIGTIAYSKFIERGVVVERKRDR comes from the coding sequence ATGATACAAATGATGATCACAATTGCGCTAATTTTATTTGCGATTGCCATTGGGATGGCTGTTATTCGTATTATTCTCGGGCCATCGATGCCGGACCGGGTGTTGGCGCTTGATGTAATCGGTGTAAATTTAATCGCTTCAATCGCTGTCATTTCGGTCTTGATGAATACAAAAGTCTTTCTCGAAGTGATTCTCATATTAGGAATCTTATCGTTCATCGGAACAATTGCCTATTCGAAATTTATCGAGAGGGGTGTTGTCGTTGAACGTAAGCGAGATCGGTGA
- a CDS encoding Na+/H+ antiporter subunit A: MLTVLMAILIPFIAAILIPFIYKFIPRINIGWFVLVVPILLFIGLVRYVPSVAAGEIYIKTISWIPSAGINFTTYLDGLSLIFGLLITGVGSLVILYSIYYLSERESLGHFYVYLLMFMGSMLGVVFSDNMMVLYVFWELTSISSFLLIAFWYHRKQSRYGAQKSLLITVTGGLAMLIGFVMLYAMTGSFSIRENITAIAEFTNHPLFVPALVLVLLGAFTKSAQFPFHIWLPDAMEAPTPVSAYLHSATMVKAGIYLVARFTPIFGGEEVWFYAVSGIGLLTLFWGSLNAIRQTDLKVLLAYSTISQLGLVMSLFGLGSVALNAGASSDSVLYTQATFAALFHLINHSTFKGALFMVVGIVDHNVGTRDVRRLGGLMSLMPVTFSIALIGSFSMAGLPPFNGFLSKEMFFEAMLMMRNLDVISIGSLGTIFPIVAWIASIFTFVYSMIIVFQTFFGEHQPDRLDRKAHEASKGMLIAPTVLAALVVGIFFFPNIIGNYLLRPAMAAVYPNFSDVDQLTPHITAWHAGMNMPLLMTIGVVIIGFLLYISLHRWRSLYSVGPMLWNLDTLYNWSLKQMESSSTTITDYYMSGHLRDYLTYIFGFFLLAIGGSLVLFGGFSFDVSNDAPILINEVILVLVMAIAAICIIFVPSRVTAILLNGVLGYSIALFFVIFRAPDLALTQIVVETVTTALFLLCFHFLPELKRETSVRSSKVLNGIIAISAGVIVTVIALSVQGNKLFDSVSIYFENAYELTGGKNIVNTILGDFRAFDTMLEVVVLFIAGIGVYTLIKLKARKGERDVED; encoded by the coding sequence TTGTTAACAGTATTGATGGCAATACTTATTCCCTTTATTGCTGCTATCCTCATTCCATTCATATATAAATTCATCCCACGTATTAATATTGGTTGGTTCGTACTCGTTGTTCCTATTTTATTATTTATAGGGTTGGTCAGATACGTCCCCTCTGTTGCCGCTGGCGAAATATACATAAAAACAATATCTTGGATTCCTTCCGCAGGTATTAATTTCACTACATATTTGGATGGTCTTAGTTTAATATTCGGACTCCTAATTACGGGAGTGGGAAGTCTCGTTATTCTTTATTCGATTTATTATTTGTCCGAACGGGAGTCTTTGGGGCATTTCTATGTGTATTTACTCATGTTCATGGGTTCTATGCTCGGCGTAGTATTTTCGGATAATATGATGGTGCTCTATGTCTTTTGGGAATTAACAAGCATTTCGTCTTTCTTATTGATCGCATTTTGGTACCACCGGAAACAATCCAGATACGGTGCGCAAAAGTCCTTGCTCATCACGGTTACAGGTGGATTGGCGATGCTTATTGGGTTTGTGATGTTGTATGCGATGACCGGATCATTCAGCATAAGAGAAAATATTACAGCGATAGCGGAATTTACAAATCATCCATTATTTGTCCCAGCATTAGTGCTCGTTTTGCTTGGTGCATTTACGAAATCTGCACAATTTCCTTTCCATATTTGGCTCCCAGACGCGATGGAAGCGCCGACGCCAGTCAGTGCTTATTTACACTCGGCGACAATGGTAAAGGCGGGTATCTATCTAGTCGCACGGTTTACACCGATATTCGGCGGTGAAGAAGTATGGTTTTATGCTGTCAGCGGAATTGGATTGCTTACTTTGTTTTGGGGTTCATTGAACGCGATCAGACAAACCGATTTAAAAGTGTTGTTAGCCTATTCGACAATTAGCCAACTCGGTTTAGTGATGAGTTTGTTCGGACTAGGTTCAGTTGCGCTTAACGCCGGTGCTTCATCGGATTCTGTGCTTTATACGCAAGCAACTTTCGCCGCATTATTTCACCTGATCAACCATTCAACTTTCAAAGGCGCGCTCTTCATGGTTGTCGGAATTGTTGACCATAATGTCGGTACGCGTGACGTTCGAAGGCTCGGCGGATTAATGTCGCTTATGCCTGTCACATTTTCGATAGCGCTGATTGGTAGCTTTTCAATGGCCGGATTGCCGCCGTTTAACGGTTTCTTAAGTAAGGAAATGTTTTTTGAAGCGATGTTGATGATGCGTAATTTAGATGTCATATCAATTGGTTCATTGGGAACTATTTTTCCGATTGTCGCATGGATCGCGAGTATTTTTACGTTTGTGTACAGCATGATTATTGTTTTCCAAACGTTTTTCGGCGAACATCAACCGGATCGATTGGATAGAAAAGCGCATGAAGCTTCTAAGGGAATGCTGATTGCACCTACTGTTTTGGCTGCACTTGTGGTTGGTATTTTCTTTTTCCCGAATATCATCGGGAATTATTTATTGCGACCTGCAATGGCCGCGGTCTATCCGAACTTTTCGGATGTTGATCAGTTGACACCCCATATTACAGCATGGCATGCCGGTATGAATATGCCGCTTCTCATGACAATTGGCGTCGTTATTATCGGATTTTTATTGTATATTTCCTTGCATCGTTGGCGTTCGCTGTATTCAGTGGGACCGATGCTTTGGAATTTAGATACGCTTTATAATTGGTCGTTGAAGCAAATGGAAAGCAGCTCAACCACAATTACGGATTATTATATGTCAGGGCATCTTCGCGACTATCTTACATATATATTCGGATTCTTTCTCCTTGCGATAGGTGGAAGTCTAGTGTTATTCGGCGGGTTTTCATTTGACGTGTCGAACGACGCACCGATTTTGATCAATGAAGTGATTCTTGTTTTAGTCATGGCGATTGCTGCGATTTGCATCATCTTTGTTCCATCCCGCGTTACAGCCATTTTATTGAACGGCGTGTTGGGCTATTCAATCGCATTGTTTTTTGTCATATTCCGAGCGCCTGATTTAGCCTTGACGCAAATTGTCGTCGAGACGGTGACGACTGCATTATTCCTTTTATGCTTTCACTTCTTACCTGAATTAAAAAGAGAAACATCGGTCCGTTCATCAAAAGTCCTGAATGGAATTATCGCAATTTCTGCTGGAGTAATTGTCACGGTTATTGCGCTTTCGGTTCAAGGTAATAAATTATTCGATTCTGTCTCGATTTATTTTGAAAATGCGTATGAATTAACAGGCGGTAAAAATATCGTCAATACGATTTTAGGAGATTTCCGTGCGTTCGATACGATGCTGGAAGTCGTTGTTCTTTTCATCGCTGGAATTGGTGTGTATACATTGATTAAACTAAAGGCGAGAAAGGGGGAACGAGACGTTGAAGATTAA
- a CDS encoding Na+/H+ antiporter subunit G: protein MNVSEIGEFVGALFILLGGIMSVISVYGLLRLPDVYTRSHAATKSSTLAVLLTLLGAFIYFWSTAHFISVRLLLGIVFVFLTAPVAGHLLVRAAYRSKVKLADISGTDDLHDVLHKEEK from the coding sequence TTGAACGTAAGCGAGATCGGTGAATTTGTAGGTGCGTTATTTATATTGCTGGGTGGAATTATGAGTGTCATTAGCGTTTACGGTTTACTTCGTTTGCCGGACGTTTACACAAGATCCCATGCAGCGACGAAAAGCTCAACACTAGCGGTATTACTGACGTTATTAGGCGCTTTTATTTACTTTTGGTCGACGGCTCACTTTATTAGTGTCCGATTACTGTTGGGAATTGTATTTGTCTTTTTGACAGCTCCTGTTGCGGGACACTTACTCGTTCGTGCGGCGTATCGATCAAAGGTGAAATTAGCGGATATATCCGGTACGGATGATTTACATGATGTTTTGCATAAAGAAGAAAAGTAG
- a CDS encoding Na+/H+ antiporter subunit D, whose amino-acid sequence MNNIVVLPMVIPLLMGVILIFLRSFVKVQRALSLIAVIATGIVSIYILNTIQSEGILRLDFGGWLPPYGILFVADSFSVLLVLTTAIVSTIILLYAFSTIGSARENMFFYSFVLFLIAGVNGSFLTGDLFNLFVCFEVMLLASYVLITLGGRKVQLVESIKYVVINVLSSWFFLLGIAYLYGSVGTLNMAHLSERIAEVGQGPLLTTISLIFLIVFSLKSGLLLYFWLPGSYSAPPTAIAALFGALLTKVGIYAMFRTFTLIFYHEPSITHTLIGIMAALTMIGGSIGAIAYKDVRQIVTYNVVITIGFILVGLAVSTEVAIMGSIYYLVHDMIIKALLFLIAGTMIYLTGTSRIEEMSGLIRNYPLLGWLFFLTTLSLAGIPPLSGFIGKLYVGQGAVEAGSYTLLAIAFLSSMFVLYSLLQIFMNAFWGETIISEDEETPLRNSVLLPCIILGIATIALGIGAESIAAYVSDAAATLMNPQIYIDAVMNGNR is encoded by the coding sequence ATGAATAATATCGTAGTTCTTCCAATGGTAATTCCTTTGTTGATGGGCGTCATCCTAATTTTTCTTCGTTCATTCGTAAAAGTGCAACGCGCGTTAAGTCTAATCGCGGTTATCGCAACCGGGATTGTCAGCATTTATATATTGAATACTATCCAATCCGAGGGTATTTTGCGTCTCGATTTCGGTGGTTGGTTGCCGCCGTATGGCATATTGTTTGTCGCAGACTCTTTTTCAGTTTTGTTGGTTTTGACGACAGCGATTGTGTCGACGATTATTTTACTTTACGCATTTTCCACAATTGGGTCTGCGCGTGAAAATATGTTCTTTTATTCATTCGTATTGTTTTTAATAGCGGGTGTGAACGGTTCTTTCTTAACCGGAGATCTGTTCAACTTGTTCGTCTGTTTCGAGGTGATGCTGTTGGCTTCGTATGTGCTGATCACCCTCGGGGGACGTAAAGTTCAACTCGTCGAATCTATTAAATATGTAGTGATAAATGTCTTGTCATCTTGGTTTTTCCTGCTAGGTATTGCTTATTTATACGGATCAGTGGGGACGCTCAATATGGCGCATTTGTCCGAACGGATTGCGGAAGTGGGGCAAGGACCGCTACTGACGACAATTAGTCTAATCTTTTTAATCGTCTTCAGTTTGAAGTCAGGTCTCCTTCTCTACTTTTGGTTACCAGGCTCCTACAGCGCTCCCCCAACAGCGATTGCTGCATTATTTGGTGCGCTTCTGACGAAGGTAGGCATTTACGCAATGTTCCGGACGTTCACGCTTATTTTTTACCACGAACCATCTATTACACATACATTGATTGGAATCATGGCAGCGTTGACAATGATTGGCGGAAGTATCGGTGCGATTGCGTATAAAGATGTCCGTCAAATCGTGACCTATAATGTTGTCATTACAATCGGGTTTATTCTCGTGGGACTAGCGGTTTCTACTGAAGTAGCGATAATGGGTTCAATCTATTACCTTGTCCACGATATGATTATTAAAGCTTTATTGTTTCTAATTGCAGGCACAATGATTTATTTGACGGGTACTTCGCGAATTGAAGAGATGAGCGGTTTGATCCGAAATTATCCTCTGTTGGGTTGGTTGTTTTTCTTAACAACTTTATCGCTTGCCGGCATTCCGCCGCTAAGCGGGTTTATAGGAAAGTTGTATGTTGGTCAAGGTGCAGTGGAGGCAGGATCTTACACGCTTTTGGCAATTGCTTTTCTGTCTAGCATGTTTGTCCTTTATTCGCTGCTGCAAATTTTCATGAATGCTTTTTGGGGCGAAACAATTATTAGCGAGGACGAAGAAACTCCGCTAAGAAATAGCGTATTACTGCCGTGCATCATTCTCGGTATCGCGACGATTGCACTCGGAATCGGCGCGGAAAGCATTGCTGCTTATGTCAGCGATGCGGCGGCAACATTGATGAATCCTCAGATTTACATAGATGCGGTCATGAATGGAAATCGGTGA
- a CDS encoding IS3 family transposase (programmed frameshift), protein MSKYTKEFKLLVAKRYEHENISYRDLAEKVGVDNSVIRYWVLLFRHHGDNAFDFPYTNYPGAFKLRVIQFINETDYSIREASAIFHIPDPSMVRRWKKRWETAGEGALEIKEKGPSTMKSRNQKKSTSKDLVDQSREAMEKELEYLRMENAYLKKLGSLSSGRKITKKIKTKVIFLLRHEFPVNKMVKIAGIARSTYYNIVNSFKQPDPDRKWKRRINFIYHRHKGRLGYRRITDVLNEKGHTINKKKVLRIMRDLGLQCIVRMKKYKSYKGAFGKAAPNILNRNFKAEKPNEKWVTDVTEFKLFGQKLYLSPILDLFNGEIITYTLQSRPTFDLVETMLKQSLEYVKEDDELLIHSDQGWHYRMPQYCQILKEYNITQSMSRKGNCYDNAVIENFFGILKYEFLFLQEFDDLEHFKEELEQYIYYYNHLRIKSRLERKSPMGYRKKYELAA, encoded by the exons ATGTCCAAGTATACAAAAGAATTTAAACTTCTAGTAGCCAAACGTTATGAACATGAAAATATTAGTTACCGAGACCTGGCAGAAAAGGTCGGAGTCGACAACTCTGTAATTCGTTACTGGGTGCTACTGTTTCGACATCATGGTGATAATGCATTCGATTTTCCCTATACAAACTATCCAGGAGCCTTTAAACTAAGGGTAATTCAATTTATCAATGAAACGGATTACTCTATTCGAGAGGCATCGGCTATTTTCCATATCCCGGATCCTAGTATGGTTCGTAGGTGGAAGAAAAGGTGGGAGACAGCTGGTGAAGGTGCCCTTGAAATAAAAGAAAAGGGGCCTTCTACAATGAAATCTCGCAATCAAAAGAAAAGCACTTCCAAAGATCTTGTCGACCAATCAAGAGAAGCCATGGAAAAAGAACTCGAATATCTTCGTATGGAGAATGCCTATCTAAAAAAGCTGG GAAGCCTTAGTTCAGGAAGAAAGATCACCAAAAAGATTAAAACGAAAGTAATATTTCTACTAAGGCATGAATTCCCAGTGAACAAGATGGTAAAGATAGCCGGTATTGCAAGAAGCACCTACTACAACATCGTAAATAGTTTCAAGCAGCCAGACCCCGACCGGAAGTGGAAGAGAAGAATCAACTTCATCTACCACCGACACAAAGGGCGCCTTGGGTATCGACGCATCACCGACGTCCTGAACGAAAAAGGACACACGATAAACAAGAAGAAAGTTCTTCGGATTATGCGAGACCTGGGGCTTCAATGTATTGTCCGAATGAAGAAGTACAAATCCTATAAAGGTGCATTCGGGAAAGCAGCCCCAAATATCTTGAACCGCAATTTCAAAGCGGAAAAACCCAACGAAAAATGGGTTACAGACGTTACAGAATTTAAATTATTTGGACAGAAATTATATCTCTCTCCTATTTTAGACCTGTTCAACGGCGAAATCATTACCTATACGCTTCAATCGAGGCCTACGTTTGATTTAGTGGAAACAATGTTAAAGCAGTCACTTGAATACGTAAAAGAAGACGATGAGCTCTTGATCCACTCAGATCAAGGCTGGCATTATCGAATGCCACAATATTGTCAGATACTAAAGGAATACAACATCACACAGAGCATGTCGCGAAAAGGAAACTGTTACGACAATGCCGTCATCGAGAACTTTTTCGGAATCCTTAAATATGAATTCCTGTTCCTGCAGGAGTTCGATGATCTTGAACACTTTAAAGAGGAACTAGAACAGTATATCTATTATTATAATCATTTAAGAATCAAGTCCAGATTAGAGCGGAAAAGCCCAATGGGCTATCGGAAAAAATACGAACTCGCTGCTTAG